The Branchiostoma floridae strain S238N-H82 chromosome 1, Bfl_VNyyK, whole genome shotgun sequence sequence AATCCACCACACGGTCACACAGTGAGCAAAGAGCACtgatcacatgtacatgtaactagatATCTATACGTACTTTCAACGTTTCTTCAAAGTTGTCCTACCTTTCTCTCTTTTCATGATGCTAGTAATCATGACTAATGGGCTACGAGTGTAAATCTCtctccttttttttacacatattaTTGTCACAACCATCGGGGTAAGAAGTGGTCAAGCCTTTGGTGAATATGAtgtctaaaggtggtatctcactgcacttgaggcaccggtgtgGCATTTGTTGGGtggttcgtttactgcggcactgttgtgttatttacgccgatttttttaataatctagacattgcgtaatacgtacaagtatgacttagacgccaacaaaatacacaaaacgtaagaaaattcgttctttatctctaaaattcgttgaataatctttcgaaccccgcagtgccgcctcggtgccccgagtgcagtgagataccacctttactgcTTTAGCGATAATTGCAAGGGAGGCCGACTGTCGTGTTCTTTAAGGTGCTTGAAAAAGTATGTCATTAATTGCATTTTTGACTTGCCACGAAGTCGGTATGTAGTAGAAGAACATTCATCATCGCATTGTATGCTAAACATGAAGCAGGTGTCTACAGTCAAGACAACTAGCTCTTTCATGTTTAGCTGGCATGAAGATTGCGTCTAGATGAAAGAATCTTTTGTCATTGCTTTTTTCGTTAGTCAACATTTAGATATctcatgttcaagttcattAACGATAAGATAATGATACAGTTTAATAAGGATAGCTGTGTTTTGTGAAGTCCATATTCACATTACACACAATAGGAGGTCATGTCGCAAGAACATAAATTTATATAGACACTTGGCACACAACAGGCAGTATAGAAAACCCGAAAAAATTCATGCTTTTTGAAAACTAAGGAAAGCTAACCAGTCTCCTTAAGGTCCTTCATATCTTGTCAGGTAAACgactcgttctcatttaaatgtcgaaatgctgtcgcctgactttacgccttgatatggagcaaattatagacaacatcactggttccttcatttttccacaacccctgtaatgttttacaaacgatgcacaacaacattcgtattggttgatgtcTTAGAAGGTTATTACAgcctcgggtgggatttcaactcctaaaaaatggctgtcgcctgagaagaaacgaagaattcaaatagcaggcaaacatgtaacaattcagttcccagaataataGTTCagtaggtgaaaccagctacccaggccctctgtccgatcacgtcagatcgctactatcactgaccttggaggctgtgtgaggtggtttatgcctgtcgccagattctgtaacaaacgttaccaccactagtacgatggttgccaagGTTTtgttatccacgtataagactagaaattacCGTTTTTGTGACTCTGTACAGTTTTTCcggcttcctaaagaaacaagaaagggttgttgactgttatttgtatcacACCTTggttaaaaaaatgttgtacagaaacgactgtaacaaacgttaccggtgtttgatgctgtctaagctttctatttgacctggtgtaaaaaagctgcccacttttcaaatgtccctagggacatccacttatacccaagtgatgtagtcaataatgagtcctttagaagaaaacagggtaaagtctactgttgtaacaaacgttaccggtaacgtttgttacctgtcctgtaatgtattaccaatgggaccgaaaataataagttgccattttttggctatggttaaaagaggaattttcctacaAAACCAGGTAGTttttactgaaaataaagcggatttatttttcgaccaaaaaaaatgccattttcgacatttcaatgagaacgagtaaAACACATCCATGTACACCTATGTAATGACGCACACTTGAGTCTGTCATTGACTTTGAAAAATGGACACTTACAACTTTATTGTGCGACGCTCTGAAAATCAACATTATACCGCCCTTTAAGGTCATTACTACCAGGGGACGTGTTATACTTATGGTAATTAATGTGGACCGATGATAACTCGGTTTGCAGTTAACGACCCATCAAGGTAGCAGAAAACAGTGTGTATCCAAACCACCAAATCCATGACCCGGAGATAGAAATTAATTATTGAAGACCAAGCAAGTAGAAAGTCTTATGTGATCTTGAAAGACAACAAGATGTAAAATGTGCTGTGTGCGGTAGGAATTTTTCGGCCTGGAGACTGCAAAATGTTTCAGTTCGTGTACGAAAGATTTTCTCACGCTTTGAGTTTCGTTGAGCGCTCTACCGTTTTAGCTATAGGCTGTAGGTGAGTCACCGCCTAATACAATGGGGAGCATGTAACTCATTTTCGGGTTATCATTAAGTTGAGTTGAACTCAGCAGAATTTCAAGTGTGAAAAGACGATGCGCAAActacattttcttcattttaaaaatattttacagaTTGTACACTGAAAACAAACATATTCGTTTCTTAAAGAAACTCGTTTTCTAAAAGCAATTTCAGTGTCGAAGTGGTTCCTGATCAAAGAAATGAGTGCTGTGAGTATTTTATGTTAGCTCAAGGGCACAAAGAAGGGGAATGCTTACCCAAAAATTACCTCTTTGTGACAGTGGAAAGGAGTTTAACCCTATAGATTGTACTTATTTAATTCTGTGAATAATTATTCGTTTCTTCCTCTAGCTTAATGACACAATATTTCCAACACTCTTTTACCCGGGACCTCCAATTGCAAATGAAGTAAAACATTGTGTTATTTGCAATAACACACTTGTGGTTTGATGTACATAACACATATAACGAGGTGGATTCAAAAAGTAATACCATTGGGTTCATAGCAGGATCATTTTTcttcgaatgagttgaaattacctttgtgtcaaatttaaACTTATTTGACGAAAAGATGAACCTGTTATAAACTTAACGGTTATAAACCTTTTTGACCCCCCCGTTTTACATGCCATGATTTCAAAGACCACAAAAAAGTCCAGACAAAGTGGGCGGTGATGTTTACTTACATAGATGGTGTCACATAATTAAGTCGTAATTGATTAGAAGTAAATATATTACAAAGTATTTTGTCAACCTGATACagagttgttttcttttagctTGGCTGCTTGTAAGTCAAGGTCTAAAATGGAAGGTTGATATATCAGTGGTCAAACTAAACGTAACCAAGCTGAAAGACGCCCAAATCCCTTATATCCCACATCATTTCTCACGTCAgtgttgtaacgttatagtgtAATTGCTTGCATAACCGGGCAATCGGTAAAcggtgttaagtgcctttcctaaagACCCAATGCTCAGGGGACCTGCTAGGAATTCGAACTTAGAACCTAAGTCAACTAGCTTATCCAGAAGGCCACCATCATGCCACCATGTCTATTTGTTGCTAACATCGCTATGGTTAACGTTTTATACTATACGGTTTTTCTTTCGCCATAGTTATTTTAAAAAGGTACGGTGTATTTATTTGATAAATGTTTTAAGTAATGTTACGTTTGTTTTGTAATGTATGAAAAAGACTTCAAAACGCAATGCCGAGGTCGATATATACGTAGTAGTCTATTGTGGCACAAAATAACACACGTTAAAAGTATCTCGAGATGTTGTTAAAAGAACCAAAACTAAAAATTAGACGAATCAACCAAATGTGACCGCCCCATAACAGAGGAAAAGATCTCTCAAATGTGACAAACcaacagaaacattttttttcattcacagaTGCGAGGAAGAGAAGCCCTCCTGCTCACGGCGGCGGTCCTGACACTGCTGTTGCTCATCGGTCACGAAGTCGACGGTAGCGGTAGTCGCCGAAGACGTCGGCGCCGAAGCACCACCAGCCCGCCGCCCGTCGACTGCCGGTGGTCGTCCTGGTCTCTGTTCTCCTCCGACTGTGGGAACACCTGCGGGGGGACGAGAACCTACACCCGGTACCGGTGCAGGCCGGCTGCGAACGGCGGCGCTGATTGTGTTGGGGACACGCAGAAGACTGAACCATGCCCGGGCACGGCGTGCCAGAACGGGGGACAGTGGAACGGCGCCTCCTGTACCTGCCCGAGTGGCTTCTATGGGTCCTGTTGTCAAACAAGTATGGTTTCTCATATATTGCAGAGTTTAGTAGTTTGTAGTAGACCATACGAAAGCCTCAGTGTGCTTTTGTGTTGTCAGTAAAGCTTCTATTGAATAGTTTTACAGATCTACTGTGTTGCATAGATTCTGAAGTAGTTTGAACTCACAAGATAAGGTTCGACATCTTATTAGTCAGTTGCACGTCTGTTGAGGAATCCACATTGTGTAATGGATACTCGACTTAAAACGTTGTTGGTTCCGATGATACTTGACCTAGACTAATGCAAACACAAAGCTTTGTGAAAATCTCACGTAAAAAAGGCACAATTTCTAGAAGGGTTGACCCGGTTTGCTTGATGCTGTAGCGAAGCCGCGATTGCGTGACCACTggctatttgaaaaaaaaaaacgcacatCATGATTCACCTCAACTGCTTTACCTTTTACCTAACATTTTTCCCCGGCCAGCTCTGATGTGCCCACCTCTGGACGCCCCCTCCAACGGTCAGATCAGCTCTCCGGTCATGACGGGTGGCGACGTGGTGTACTTCTCCTGTGACCCCGGCTACACGTTGTTGGGTAGCAGCTCGGCGACGTGCGAGTCGTCAGGCAGCTGGTCCAACAACAGACCTATCTGTCAGAGTAGGTGTCTAGTATCTTGTTATTGATCGTGATGTCAATGCGTTTTGTTACTGATGCGTCGTTCTAATGCATTAATCTGCATCTAGAATACGAAACTGACGTCAGATTTGTGATGTGTTGTGTCGAAAAATCGATGATTGAGTTTCCGCGCAGCCACTTTGTCTCCCGGCATAAGAGAATCTttgccaatgttgaaaatcggcATCGCGAACCAGCTCTCCCtcaaaaaataaaagccagcacTGCTAGAAGTCTGGGAAGGAGACTAGAATAAGGCCATATTTAGTATTTTTGTGCCGGAATTTCTATAACTCATCTACTAGTTGTTATAATATTAAGTAGCTAACGTGTAGGCATTATGACTAACCCTTGTCTCAACATACGATACTTCTTGAAACACAAACGACTGGGTTCAGTGACCAAAGACACACTAGATCATCCTTAATAAAATGTCTCATCATAATGTTATATTGTTGATTAAACATTTTGATACGAAGTTTGAGTTTTCTATCCATCTATGATGTCCATGTAGGAGGCTCCTGCCCTGCCCTACAGGTGGTGCCGCACGGCTCGATGTACGGGTCCATGTCCACAGGCTCCACCATGACATTCTCCTGTTTACCCGGCTACACTCTGAGCGGTCCCTCCTCCATCACATGTACCCCACAGGGAGTGTGGAGTGCGCAACCTCCAACTTGTACAGGTACGTCGAGCGCTAGCAAATACTCAGGCAGCAGCAAAGTAATCGAACAAAGCGGTCTTTTCATCTTCTGTTTTGTGATGCAATTGTAGCATACGGTCAAACCTTTTGTACAACTGACCGCCCCAACATAAGAACCACTTGGCAaatgtaactgcttttttgtggtcacttcGATAATTTCctccattgacgtaagcattaagaatcctgtctatagtgactaCCTGTCCATGTAGATCAGAGTTTATCGGTCCTCTAAGTGGTCTTCTTGATTTTTAAAGTAATTAAAGGTGATAGATGTCCAATACGGTTTATCATTACCAACCAACGACTTCAATACTTCATCAAACTTGAAATCAGAAATCTAGGAAGATTTTCTTTATGAGCAGCGTCTTCTGATTGAAAAATAGCTTTGAGAAAACACTTTATGATACGTAAAATTGTATTCAAAGTTTTCTGTCCCTCTGATTCGCCAATTCATCAATGCAGTACAGCAATATATTTTGTTCCAAATTTTATTTCACCAAAACAGCTGTTCAATGCCCGACGCTGTCACCTCCTTCCCACGGAACAATCAGTAGTGTCACAGCGCCATCTGCCGGGACCTGGAACTCACTGCAGTGTGATACCTCTTTGGTAAACCAAGGCCCGGTCCATACCGTGAACTGTGGAACAGACTCCACCAACTTCAACGGCCAAACCTTCACGTAAGACAAGATATATAGATACAATGCATTCTTGTTATCTAAGCTGTCTCTCTACTGAATGAAGAGTGAAAGAATGAAGAGGAAACCCACAGAATCTAAGCTATCTTTTTTACAACCTTCGGCAGGTTCGAATGACCAATCACGTGCACGTGACCTTAGAAACAAGTGACGTATTTGTAAAAGCACCAAGAGGTTCATGCTACCTGAAGTCATTGGTAGATAATGTAGATTATTTATCaaacaaagatttttttaaagattcacaTTATTCTTAATCTCCCTAAAGGTATCTCTCCAATCATCTTGGAACATTGTTCTACTGTCAGACACAATTTTCCCCCCATTTCACAGAGTGAGTTGTCCTGTCGGGTGCTCTGGGTGCCGAAACTGTGTCTGGGGGACTGGTGTCTACACTGATGTGAGTACTGTACTCAATACTTAGAACTATTTATTCACAACTGGAAATTATTAGGTGACTGTGTAAATTACACTGCAGCTCACCGTTTCCAATGGctatagcctccttcgcagagcCGCGGCGTTTTAATCTATTTTTGTTGAGGCTGATTCATggttttcaacatgggctaaggttctCCATGCTGGGAAGGGGAGctttgatgcaaaaaaaaaaactatctttCCCAGCATAGagaaccttagcccatgttgaaaatcctGAATCAGTGTGCCCccagaaaaaaaacgaaaacGCCACCGCTcccgaagtctgcgaaggaggctagttCAGGACTGAGACATTTCTTGGTGTCAACTGAGACTTACAATACAGGCAACGCACACTTTGGAATCACTGAAAAGGATGCTCATCTTTGACAGGATTCGAGTATCTGCCATGCTGCTATCCATGACGGTAGGATCACGGATGCAGGTGGGCAGGTGACCGTGCACAGATGGCCCGGACAGAACTCTTACCATGGATCATGGAAGAACGGCATCCAAACGAATGAGTAAGCCATAGAGGGTTTTCAGTAACATTTGCCGAAATATTTTCCTTCCTGGATTTCAATATCTTGCCAACAATTTGTTAGTTGGAATATTCTGTGAAGCTAAACGTGTTGTCCatcctttttttcagttacgGACGATGGGGTAGATCCTTCGCCTTCACACCAGGTAGCTCAACAGTCTATACGTTGTTGAATGCTTGGAAATGAAAGCTTTAGTTACACGTTAGTCGCTGCTGAAAGAATCTTGGTCTTGTGTATGACTCTGAGTCTTTCTACGACGAGGACAATAATTATACCTTTTGCAATATGAGGGGCTCAAGTATCAAAATTGTCACCTCGATTTGCAAGACATGTTTCTATGGGTGCTTGGTGATGGAGGTAAGATAcctctaaaggtggtatctcactacacttgcgtcactgctgggttcattcactgcgtcactgttttgttattttctcggatttttaaaatgatttagatattgcgtaatacgtaaaagtaggacataaaagacgacaaaatacacaaaaagaagaaaatttgttctttatctctgaaatttgtcaagtatctttcaaaccccagtgacgcaagcgtgacgcaaagtgcagtgagatacaactTTAAGTCTAAAAAAGCAACGCATAAAATAATCATATGATTGTATATCATATACCACCCTATATGACCCTTGCTAAAGCGCTTTTGTGTACTGTTTACTGTTTATTTTACCATAGTATTGGTTTAAGTATGATGAAATCTTATAAATCTAAACTTTACAGATATCAGTGTAGCCCCAAACCGTAATATTTGTTGATgttacaaaatgcaaaatgatGCAGCAATCCATTGTTCTTCTATAACGTTACTGATAGTTACCAGAGAGGAAAGGTCATCAAGTACTAGCTGCGCTTCACCAGGCTACACCAGCTTCAacggaatctgctacaaggtctATACCAGAAACAAGAGCTACAGTCGGGCCCGACAAGTTTGTGCCGCGACGGCGGTCTGNNNNNNNNNNNNNNNNNNNNNNNNNNNNNNNNNNNNNNNNNNNNNNNNNNNNNNNNNNNNNNNNNNNNNNNNNNNNNNNNNNNNNNNNNNNNNNNNNNNNTCGATTCTCAGTACGACGGGCTTCAGCGCTGGGGCAAGAAGAGCGAGAATCCATCACTCAGGGGCAAGATCTGGATCAGGATCAGGATCAGGGGGACAACTCCCATTCTAATAATAAAGACTGTGCTCTACTGAGGCGCAGTGGACCAAAGTGGGAGGAGCACGATTGTGGTCATGGCCACAATTTCGTCTGTCAATCAAATCATGGTATATGTCTCCTCCAAATTCAAAGTTTCCAACATAATTAAATCCCAAAATTTGATCAAAACTAAAAACGATTATAAATATATGTAGGATGGACTAATAAAACACTTTGACGTCTATGAAAATTGTAACTTATATGTCATAATTCACATCATAGTTTTCAAAAAGTTTTAATGTCTAAAAATACCTACTCTTGCATGGACAATCAGTATTGGTGGTGTCTACTGGTGATATTTACTTAATCAATAAGCAGAGTATCTATTCATCCACCCATAAGTCGGTAGATTCTGAGTTATTCTCAAACTTGTGTCTTGTTTTCAGTGATTCACTCGCAGGTACAGACCCAGTGTACCGTACTGGCGAATCCGGATCCCATAGCTCAGGGAAGCGTGACAGGACCGACCCACCTGTACGGCACGACCATACACTTTGCCTGCTCGCCAGGGTATACCATGG is a genomic window containing:
- the LOC118414707 gene encoding E-selectin-like; amino-acid sequence: MRGREALLLTAAVLTLLLLIGHEVDGSGSRRRRRRRSTTSPPPVDCRWSSWSLFSSDCGNTCGGTRTYTRYRCRPAANGGADCVGDTQKTEPCPGTACQNGGQWNGASCTCPSGFYGSCCQTTLMCPPLDAPSNGQISSPVMTGGDVVYFSCDPGYTLLGSSSATCESSGSWSNNRPICQRGSCPALQVVPHGSMYGSMSTGSTMTFSCLPGYTLSGPSSITCTPQGVWSAQPPTCTAVQCPTLSPPSHGTISSVTAPSAGTWNSLQCDTSLVNQGPVHTVNCGTDSTNFNGQTFT